A genomic window from Lotus japonicus ecotype B-129 chromosome 1, LjGifu_v1.2 includes:
- the LOC130729507 gene encoding auxin-responsive protein SAUR36: MVKIHGFKFGKRVSRWIGWKIRTRTRPGYHRLGGGGPSPSKSLAITKLLKWGRKLTACATSLLTVRHHGSGYAQLGSNLDPKVPKGHLAVYVGEEDGELHRVLVPVIYFNHPLFGELLKEAEDEFGFHHHGGITIPCRVTEFERVKTRIAAGSGINTRLGLAWTR; the protein is encoded by the coding sequence ATGGTGAAGATTCACGGATTCAAGTTCGGAAAGCGGGTCTCTAGATGGATCGGATGGAAGATCCGAACCCGTACCCGACCCGGATATCATcgccttggtggtggtggtccttcTCCTTCTAAATCATTGGCCATCACTAAGCTCCTCAAGTGGGGTCGAAAGCTAACAGCATGTGCCACGTCCTTGCTCACGGTGAGACACCACGGGTCGGGTTATGCCCAGTTAGGATCCAACCTGGATCCGAAGGTACCAAAAGGGCACTTGGCCGTGTACGTGGGGGAGGAGGATGGGGAGTTACACCGGGTTCTGGTGCCGGTGATATACTTCAACCACCCTCTGTTTGGGGAGTTGCTGAAGGAGGCGGAGGACGAGTTTGGGTTCCACCACCACGGAGGGATCACCATCCCTTGCCGGGTCACCGAGTTTGAACGGGTCAAGACCCGGATTGCAGCTGGATCCGGAATTAATACTCGTTTAGGATTGGCGTGGACACGCTGA